A region from the Paenarthrobacter aurescens genome encodes:
- a CDS encoding cytochrome ubiquinol oxidase subunit I has protein sequence MDALEIARWQFGITTVYHFMMVPLTIGLGLVVAIIQTIWYRTGKPEYLRMTKFWGKLFLINFIMGVATGIVQEFQFGMAWSEYSRFVGDVFGAPLALEALLAFFVESTFLGLWIFGWKQLKRGVHLACLWIAVIGSVFSAYFIIVANSWMQHPVGVEMIDGRPVMTDAWAVFTNNTALVAVPHTLFGALAVAGAFLLGIAWYHLWRRRHDGIDVVGKDGKLVPGEAAIPGRDKTDYTVWMTSLRIGAVVAMISFAGTAITGDLQGKLMFEQQPMKMAAAEAACHDGTGFSVLSVGNLGATNCEDIVAVIEVPGILSFLAKGDFTTEVKGVNSLLGEYKEKYGTHLPDNPLYGERAGQEIQYVPVMEVTYWGFRMMIGFGGIAAFAALLALWVTRKGVVPGSKWLMRLAVFGILAPFGANAAGWIFTEMGRQPFVVAPNPDMNGIDQVFMFTAAAVSPGVSAGELMTSLVVLTAIYAVLLVVEVKLLVKYIRGGVASAMPELGHPTDSKDHHDKNDDGPAKSGNDVLAFAY, from the coding sequence ATGGACGCCTTGGAAATCGCACGCTGGCAATTCGGTATCACCACCGTTTACCACTTCATGATGGTTCCGCTCACTATCGGCCTCGGCCTGGTGGTGGCCATCATCCAGACCATTTGGTACCGCACCGGCAAGCCCGAATACCTGCGGATGACCAAGTTCTGGGGAAAGCTCTTCCTCATCAACTTCATCATGGGCGTAGCTACAGGCATCGTCCAGGAATTCCAGTTCGGCATGGCATGGAGCGAGTACAGCCGCTTTGTAGGAGATGTCTTCGGCGCGCCGCTGGCTCTTGAAGCTTTGTTGGCCTTCTTCGTGGAGTCCACCTTCCTGGGATTGTGGATCTTTGGATGGAAGCAGCTCAAGCGCGGCGTTCACTTGGCGTGCTTGTGGATCGCCGTGATTGGCTCGGTCTTCTCCGCCTACTTCATCATTGTGGCCAACTCCTGGATGCAGCACCCTGTGGGCGTGGAGATGATTGACGGCCGGCCCGTGATGACCGATGCCTGGGCAGTATTTACCAACAACACCGCGCTGGTTGCAGTGCCCCACACCCTGTTTGGTGCACTCGCTGTGGCGGGGGCGTTCCTTCTGGGCATTGCCTGGTACCACCTGTGGCGCCGACGCCACGACGGCATTGACGTTGTGGGCAAGGACGGCAAGCTGGTCCCCGGTGAGGCTGCCATCCCGGGCCGCGACAAAACCGATTACACCGTCTGGATGACCTCCCTGCGGATCGGTGCGGTGGTGGCCATGATTTCCTTCGCCGGAACCGCCATCACCGGTGACTTGCAGGGCAAGCTCATGTTCGAGCAGCAGCCCATGAAGATGGCTGCCGCGGAAGCTGCCTGCCACGACGGTACGGGCTTCTCAGTCCTGAGCGTGGGTAACCTCGGCGCCACCAACTGCGAGGACATCGTGGCGGTGATCGAAGTGCCCGGTATCCTGTCCTTCCTGGCCAAGGGTGACTTCACCACCGAGGTCAAGGGCGTGAACAGCCTGCTGGGTGAATACAAGGAAAAGTACGGCACCCACCTCCCGGACAACCCGCTGTACGGTGAGCGCGCCGGGCAGGAAATCCAATACGTTCCGGTCATGGAAGTTACCTACTGGGGCTTCCGCATGATGATCGGTTTCGGCGGCATCGCCGCCTTCGCAGCCCTGCTGGCACTCTGGGTGACCCGTAAAGGCGTCGTCCCTGGGTCCAAGTGGCTCATGCGCCTGGCCGTCTTCGGGATCCTCGCGCCGTTCGGCGCCAACGCGGCCGGCTGGATCTTCACCGAGATGGGCAGACAGCCGTTCGTGGTGGCCCCCAACCCGGACATGAACGGCATAGACCAGGTGTTCATGTTTACCGCCGCGGCGGTCTCGCCGGGTGTCAGCGCGGGCGAGCTCATGACGTCCCTGGTGGTTCTTACCGCCATCTATGCGGTGCTGTTGGTGGTGGAAGTGAAGCTCCTGGTCAAGTACATCCGTGGAGGCGTAGCCTCGGCGATGCCCGAATTGGGGCACCCCACGGATTCCAAAGACCACCACGACAAGAACGATGACGGCCCGGCCAAGTCCGGAAACGACGTCCTGGCATTCGCCTACTAA
- a CDS encoding type IIA DNA topoisomerase subunit B, producing MAPSSEYNARHLSVLEGLEAVRKRPGMYIGSTDSRGLMHCLWEIIDNAVDEALAGFGHDIKVILHADNSVEIHDDGRGIPVDVEPKTGLSGVEVVFTKLHAGGKFGGGSYTASGGLHGVGASVVNALSSRLDVQVDRGSKTYQMSFRRGEPGRFVDSGSKPSPNAPFEPFVEKSVLDVVGKAKRGVTGTRVRYWADRQIFTPDAKFSYDDLASRARQTSFLVPGLKITVRDERKLAGTPGESGVHEEVFHHDGGISEFVEYLAADSGVTDVWRLHGSGKFKETVPVLDENGHSKIAEVERDCEVDIALRWGIGYETTMRSFVNIIATPKGGTHQSGFETALLKTFRKAVETNARKLKAGNDKIEKDDILAGLTAVLTVRLAEPQFEGQTKEILGTSAVRAIVAKVVEKEITARLNSANRNDKAQSALLLEKMVAEMKSRISARVHKETQRRKNALETSSMPTKLADCRTDDVARSELFIVEGDSALGTAKLARSSDFQALLPIRGKILNVQKASVGDMLSNAECAALIQVVGAGSGRSFDLDVARYGKVILMTDADVDGAHIRTLLLTLFFRYMRPMVEAGRVFAAVPPLHRVEVINPGQKANEMIYTYSEAELHVLLSNLAKEGKRYKEPIQRYKGLGEMDAQQLAETTMDPRHRTLRKVGIESAQRAEEVFDLLMGSDVAPRKEFIIAGAATLDRERIDA from the coding sequence GTGGCACCGAGTTCTGAATACAACGCCCGGCATTTGTCTGTCCTTGAGGGCCTGGAAGCGGTTCGGAAGCGCCCGGGCATGTACATCGGCTCCACGGACTCCCGAGGCCTCATGCACTGCCTCTGGGAAATCATCGACAACGCCGTGGATGAGGCTTTGGCCGGCTTCGGCCATGACATCAAGGTCATTCTGCACGCGGACAACTCGGTGGAAATCCACGACGATGGACGCGGTATTCCCGTGGACGTCGAACCCAAGACCGGCCTCTCCGGCGTCGAGGTAGTGTTCACCAAACTCCACGCCGGCGGCAAATTCGGCGGCGGTTCCTATACGGCCTCAGGTGGTTTGCACGGTGTGGGTGCCTCCGTGGTGAACGCCCTGTCCAGCCGCCTCGATGTCCAGGTGGATCGCGGCAGCAAAACCTACCAAATGTCATTCCGCAGGGGAGAGCCGGGTCGCTTCGTCGATTCCGGCTCAAAGCCCAGCCCGAATGCTCCCTTTGAGCCGTTCGTCGAGAAGTCGGTGCTCGATGTTGTGGGCAAGGCAAAGCGGGGTGTCACCGGAACCCGCGTGCGCTACTGGGCTGACCGCCAGATCTTTACCCCGGATGCCAAGTTCTCCTACGACGACCTCGCCTCAAGGGCGCGTCAAACTTCCTTCCTGGTGCCCGGACTGAAGATCACCGTGCGGGACGAACGCAAGCTGGCCGGTACGCCGGGGGAGTCCGGTGTCCATGAGGAGGTCTTCCACCACGACGGCGGCATCTCCGAGTTTGTTGAGTACCTTGCGGCTGATTCCGGAGTAACGGACGTTTGGCGTCTTCATGGTTCCGGAAAGTTCAAGGAGACCGTTCCGGTCCTGGACGAGAACGGGCACAGCAAGATCGCCGAAGTGGAACGTGACTGCGAAGTGGACATCGCCCTGCGCTGGGGCATTGGTTATGAAACCACAATGCGCAGCTTCGTGAACATCATCGCCACACCCAAGGGCGGCACACACCAGTCCGGCTTTGAAACCGCCCTGCTGAAAACGTTCCGTAAGGCCGTAGAGACGAACGCACGCAAGCTCAAAGCCGGCAACGACAAGATTGAGAAGGACGACATCCTCGCCGGGCTGACAGCGGTGCTGACCGTACGTCTCGCGGAGCCCCAATTCGAGGGCCAGACCAAGGAGATCCTCGGGACCTCGGCCGTCAGGGCCATTGTTGCCAAGGTGGTTGAAAAGGAAATAACGGCAAGGCTGAATTCGGCCAACCGTAATGACAAAGCCCAGTCTGCCCTCCTTCTGGAGAAGATGGTGGCTGAGATGAAGTCGCGCATTTCCGCGCGCGTCCACAAGGAAACCCAGCGCCGTAAGAATGCCCTCGAAACGTCATCAATGCCCACCAAGCTCGCGGACTGCCGTACTGATGACGTGGCGCGATCCGAACTCTTCATCGTTGAGGGCGACTCAGCCCTGGGTACGGCCAAGCTTGCGCGGTCCTCGGATTTTCAGGCGCTATTGCCTATCCGGGGAAAGATCCTGAACGTCCAGAAGGCATCTGTTGGGGACATGTTGTCCAACGCTGAGTGCGCAGCGCTGATCCAGGTTGTTGGCGCCGGTTCCGGCCGAAGCTTCGACCTCGACGTTGCCCGCTACGGAAAAGTCATCCTGATGACCGACGCTGACGTTGACGGCGCCCACATCCGGACCCTGCTGCTGACGCTGTTTTTCCGTTACATGCGGCCCATGGTGGAGGCTGGCCGCGTGTTTGCGGCAGTGCCGCCCCTGCATCGCGTGGAGGTTATCAACCCGGGCCAAAAGGCCAATGAGATGATCTACACCTATTCGGAGGCCGAGCTTCACGTGCTGCTGTCCAATCTGGCCAAGGAAGGCAAACGCTACAAGGAGCCCATCCAGCGGTATAAGGGTCTGGGTGAGATGGACGCTCAGCAGTTGGCTGAGACCACCATGGACCCGCGCCACAGGACGCTTCGGAAGGTAGGTATTGAAAGTGCCCAGCGTGCCGAGGAAGTCTTCGACCTCCTGATGGGCTCCGACGTTGCACCCCGGAAGGAATTCATCATCGCAGGCGCTGCCACCCTTGACCGGGAGCGCATCGACGCTTAG
- a CDS encoding BlaI/MecI/CopY family transcriptional regulator encodes MASLGELERAVMDLLWAGQEAATANTLRDLLAQDSEAGDGTAGHQGKDLAVTTVLTVLSRLEKKGLVERERGTRPHRYQAVSSRADHTAELMHEVLGSAPDREAVLARFIGSVTESEAATLRKLLGYN; translated from the coding sequence ATGGCAAGTCTTGGGGAACTGGAACGGGCAGTGATGGATCTGCTCTGGGCAGGCCAGGAGGCTGCAACTGCCAACACACTGCGTGATCTCTTGGCGCAGGATTCCGAGGCCGGAGACGGCACCGCAGGGCATCAAGGCAAGGACCTGGCAGTAACCACGGTTCTCACCGTGCTCTCGCGCCTGGAAAAGAAGGGCCTGGTTGAACGCGAACGCGGAACGCGTCCGCACCGTTACCAGGCCGTCTCAAGCCGCGCTGACCACACCGCCGAGCTCATGCATGAAGTCTTGGGCTCCGCTCCGGACCGCGAGGCCGTCCTCGCCCGCTTCATTGGTTCCGTCACCGAAAGCGAAGCCGCTACCCTGCGCAAACTGCTCGGCTACAATTAG
- a CDS encoding M56 family metallopeptidase, translating to MFWTSYLLAVLALILAWPVPVLLSRAQWPARSPFTAMVLWQAIALAGGLSMIGAMLVYGLEPIGDNLIAGLKSLAGMVFNNEPTTALGFWHLFALSAAALLTAHLVFTLLLTYYKIERQRRRHRELLALLASPSQDGPGTVVINHDSPVAYCLPGGARSVTVLSDGLMAALEPAELRAVLIHENAHLSQRHDLLLWAFAAWRQALPWFPTTRLAQTAVNSLIEMLADDVALRTESKGTLIKAIAIVASGSSQPALGEFGGAQVGGINGNGAVQGLGRGQELAGGQALSVGGAVVEGGAVSATGGADSPRTTASRVSRLLSPKPPLTKPVRVLVLLASALLLAVPTALLIVPGLLG from the coding sequence ATGTTCTGGACCTCATACCTGCTTGCGGTCCTGGCATTGATTCTGGCATGGCCGGTACCCGTGTTGCTCTCACGTGCGCAGTGGCCGGCGCGATCCCCGTTCACTGCCATGGTCTTATGGCAGGCGATAGCCCTCGCCGGTGGCTTGTCCATGATCGGAGCAATGCTCGTCTATGGACTGGAGCCAATCGGGGACAACCTGATAGCAGGGCTCAAGAGCCTGGCCGGGATGGTCTTCAACAATGAACCCACAACAGCGCTTGGCTTTTGGCACCTTTTTGCTCTCTCTGCTGCAGCACTGCTGACCGCTCACCTGGTCTTCACCCTGCTGCTGACCTACTACAAAATTGAACGGCAACGCCGACGCCACCGCGAGCTGCTCGCCCTCCTGGCATCACCATCCCAGGACGGGCCCGGCACCGTGGTCATCAACCACGACTCCCCCGTGGCCTACTGCCTTCCCGGCGGCGCCCGGTCCGTAACCGTTCTCTCCGACGGCTTGATGGCAGCATTGGAGCCGGCCGAACTCAGGGCCGTGCTGATCCATGAGAACGCCCACCTGTCCCAACGCCACGATCTCCTCCTGTGGGCTTTCGCTGCATGGCGGCAGGCACTGCCTTGGTTCCCCACCACCAGGCTGGCCCAAACGGCCGTGAACTCACTGATCGAAATGCTCGCCGATGACGTCGCACTCCGCACGGAGAGCAAAGGAACCCTGATCAAGGCCATCGCCATTGTGGCCAGCGGGTCCTCACAACCGGCCCTGGGCGAGTTTGGCGGCGCGCAGGTTGGTGGCATTAACGGTAACGGTGCCGTGCAGGGCCTTGGCCGGGGGCAGGAGCTGGCCGGCGGCCAGGCACTCAGCGTTGGTGGCGCCGTCGTGGAGGGTGGTGCCGTCAGCGCTACCGGTGGTGCCGATTCACCGCGTACGACGGCGTCACGCGTCAGCCGCCTGCTCTCGCCCAAGCCGCCACTCACCAAGCCGGTACGAGTGCTGGTCCTCTTGGCCTCGGCCCTGCTGCTTGCAGTGCCCACCGCATTGTTGATCGTTCCCGGTCTGCTGGGCTGA
- a CDS encoding MFS transporter, with product MSVNPPDALPPSISASRRWPLYAAGFTTAFGAHAVAAGLGAESADIGLSLLTLGILLALYDVAEVFLKPVFGALSDRIGPKPVIVGGLLAFSAASLIGLGAEQPAMLAAARLGQGMAASAFSPASSASVARLAGGKTGHYFGRYGSWKGLGYAIGPLLGAVAIIAGGFSLLFGTLSVLGLVVAAWALVAVPQLQPLPRPRYTIVDVWRQSTERSFLGPTLVLAAATGALGAAVGFLPALAAQEGLGTGGSVAVVTVLAVSSALIQPRIGRLRDHGKISDRPGMVTGLAAISAGILMAGLLPGAAWIYCAAVLIGVGIGISTPLAFAHLADATPAERLGRTMGSAELGRELGDAGGPLLVGGVAVAAGLPWGLGALALVVGAAAFAAPSRATPVTDDARVGPTRS from the coding sequence ATAAGTGTGAACCCGCCAGATGCACTTCCTCCCTCCATTTCAGCCAGCCGGCGTTGGCCCCTCTACGCCGCGGGCTTCACCACTGCCTTTGGCGCCCACGCTGTCGCGGCAGGTTTGGGGGCTGAAAGTGCAGACATCGGACTTAGTTTGCTGACTTTGGGAATCCTGCTTGCTCTGTACGACGTAGCGGAAGTGTTCCTCAAACCGGTTTTCGGCGCACTCAGTGATCGCATTGGACCCAAGCCAGTCATAGTGGGCGGGCTTTTGGCCTTCTCTGCCGCTTCTTTAATCGGCCTCGGGGCCGAGCAGCCCGCCATGCTGGCCGCTGCCCGCCTGGGACAGGGAATGGCCGCCTCAGCCTTCTCGCCGGCCTCGTCCGCAAGCGTGGCCAGGCTCGCAGGCGGCAAAACGGGGCACTACTTTGGACGATACGGCTCGTGGAAAGGGCTCGGTTACGCCATAGGTCCTTTGCTGGGAGCTGTGGCCATCATCGCCGGAGGCTTCAGTCTCCTCTTTGGCACACTATCGGTTCTGGGCCTGGTGGTGGCTGCGTGGGCCCTTGTAGCAGTGCCTCAACTGCAGCCGCTGCCGCGCCCGAGGTACACCATTGTGGACGTGTGGCGCCAGAGCACCGAGAGGTCGTTCCTTGGGCCGACGCTGGTACTGGCCGCCGCCACTGGAGCACTTGGTGCGGCCGTTGGTTTCCTCCCTGCCCTGGCGGCGCAGGAGGGACTGGGGACCGGCGGCAGCGTCGCTGTTGTCACGGTCCTTGCAGTGTCATCGGCACTGATACAGCCCCGCATCGGCCGTCTCCGGGATCATGGAAAAATCTCCGACAGACCAGGCATGGTCACTGGCCTGGCAGCCATATCGGCGGGCATCCTCATGGCAGGTCTTTTGCCGGGCGCTGCTTGGATCTACTGCGCCGCCGTGCTCATCGGTGTGGGAATCGGCATTTCGACACCCCTCGCTTTTGCCCACCTGGCCGACGCAACGCCAGCCGAACGCCTCGGCCGGACCATGGGATCAGCCGAACTGGGCCGTGAACTTGGCGACGCCGGTGGGCCACTGCTGGTGGGCGGTGTTGCAGTAGCCGCCGGGCTGCCCTGGGGACTAGGGGCGCTGGCTTTAGTGGTGGGCGCCGCAGCGTTTGCCGCCCCGTCCCGCGCAACGCCGGTCACTGACGATGCACGGGTTGGGCCCACCCGGAGCTAA
- a CDS encoding Chromate resistance protein ChrB, which produces MIDERWLLILVQVPAQPSRHRVAVWRELRRIGAVPLSPGTWLLPAHPAFDEGLARAEALVAKGDGSWTLVDAAPRDHGPAAFRSAYEAARLEEWQEFTADCGKFEQEIAKEISREKFTFAELEEEEQSLERLRRWYRELKTRDVLRLPQAGDAAEHLARCVDALESYASLVYDATLP; this is translated from the coding sequence GTGATTGATGAACGCTGGCTGCTTATTCTCGTTCAGGTTCCCGCGCAGCCTTCCCGGCACAGAGTGGCCGTATGGAGGGAGTTGCGTCGGATCGGGGCGGTTCCGTTGTCCCCGGGAACGTGGCTTCTCCCCGCACATCCGGCCTTTGACGAGGGCCTCGCGCGGGCGGAGGCGTTAGTGGCCAAAGGGGACGGTTCCTGGACGCTGGTGGACGCCGCTCCGCGGGATCACGGGCCGGCTGCCTTCCGCAGCGCCTATGAAGCAGCCCGGTTGGAGGAGTGGCAGGAATTCACAGCAGACTGCGGGAAGTTTGAGCAGGAAATAGCCAAAGAAATCTCGCGGGAGAAGTTCACTTTCGCCGAACTGGAGGAAGAGGAACAGAGCCTGGAGCGCTTGAGGCGCTGGTACAGGGAGTTGAAGACGCGCGACGTCCTCCGTCTGCCTCAGGCCGGCGACGCTGCTGAACACCTGGCCCGTTGCGTTGACGCCTTGGAAAGCTATGCATCACTGGTGTACGACGCCACGCTGCCGTAA